A genomic region of Podarcis raffonei isolate rPodRaf1 chromosome 13, rPodRaf1.pri, whole genome shotgun sequence contains the following coding sequences:
- the LOC128398741 gene encoding olfactory receptor 14A2-like — protein sequence MAYDRYVAICHPLHYETVMSRGRCIQLACFAWTFGLLTATLHTGATFASPFCSIVINQFFCEIPQMLRLSCSDLYILEVGAIGLTGCLYFGCFLFILASYVQIFKAVMRIPSVQGREKAFSTCLPHIIVLSMFYFFGVFAYMRPVNRIPSPMDLIAAVAYCVVPPLMNPIIYSMRNKDIKGGLWKLIAWKSPGKTIVQLSLLTSAFAPS from the coding sequence ATGGCCTATGACCGCTATGTTGCCATTTGTCATCCACTGCATTATGAAACCGTAATGAGCAGAGGCAGATGCATTCAACTGGCATGCTTTGCATGGACATTCGGCCTTCTAACAGCAACATTGCACACTGGGGCCACATTTGCAAGTCCCTTCTGCTCCATCGTCATCAACCAGTTCTTCTGTGAAATACCACAGATGCTCAGACTATCCTGCTCTGACTTGTATATTCTTGAAGTTGGAGCTATTGGTCTGACTGGCTGTTTATATTTTGGATGCTTCCTTTTCATCCTTGCATCTTATgtgcagatatttaaagcagtgatGAGAATCCCCTCTGTACAAGGAAGGGAGAAGGCCTTCTCTACCTGCCTGCCCCATATAATTGTACTATCCATGTTCTACTTCTTTGGTGTCTTTGCCTACATGCGGCCAGTCAATAGGATTCCATCGCCGATGGATCTGATTGCTGCTGTAGCCTATTGTGTTGTGCCACCATTGATGAATCCAATAATATATAGCATGCGAAACAAGGATATCAAAGGAGGACTCTGGAAACTGATTGCCTGGAAATCTCCTGGGAAGACAATTGTCCAATTGTCACTGCTCACTTCAGCATTTGCTCCTTCATGA
- the LOC128398742 gene encoding olfactory receptor 14A16-like produces MPNSTVLPTFLLLDFSDNWEQNVLYFTLFLVIYLAALTANFLIISAVSLDQQLHTPMYFFLVNLSVVDLGSISVTIPNAMINSLWNTREISFSGCVAQVYSLFFFLISDLFLLTGMAYDRYVAICDPLHYETVMGRKACIQMAASAWIAGLLYSALHTGSTFAITFCSNIINQFFCEIPQLLKISCDNLYLIEVGVIAFSAFIVFTCFGFIVVSYVQIFKSVLRIPTTQGRNKAFSTCLPHLIVVSLFISTGAIAYLKPVSGAPSDLDLVISVLYSVVPPLMNPVIYTMRNRDIKVALCKMFQYIVSYSK; encoded by the coding sequence ATGCCTAATTCAACTGTCCTTCCTACTTTTCTTCTCTTGGATTTTTCTGACAACTGGGAGCAAAACGTTTTGTACTTCACTCTTTTTTTAGTGATTTACTTGGCAGCCTTGACAGCAAATTTTCTTATCATCTCAGCAGTTTCCCTGGATCAACAACTTCATACCCCCATGTACTTTTTCTTGGTGAATTTATCTGTTGTTGACCTTGGTTCCATTTCTGTCACCATCCCCAATGCCATGATCAATTCACTTTGGAACACCAGAGAGATTTCATTTTCTGGGTGTGTTGCACAAGTGTATTCTTTGTTCTTCTTCTTGATCTCAGATTTGTTCTTGCTCACAGGCATGGCGTATGATAGGTATGTTGCCATCTGTGACCCACTGCACTATGAGACAGTGATGGGCAGGAAAGCCTGCATCCAGATGGCAGCCAGTGCATGGATAGCTGGCCTTCTTTACTCGGCCTTACACACCGGTAGCACTTTTGCCATCACCTTCTGCTCCAACATCATCAACCAGTTCTTCTGTGAAATCCCACAACTGCTGAAAATTTCCTGTGATAATTTGTACCTCATTGAAGTTGGAGTTATTGCTTTCAGTGCATTTATAGTCTTTACCTGTTTTGGTTTCATAGTTGTTTCCTATGTGCAGATTTTTAAGTCAGTGCTCAGAATCCCTACTACTCAAGGACGGAATAAGGCCTTCTCGACTTGCCTACCACATCTCATTGTTGTCTCCTTATTTATAAGTACTGGTGCCATTGCCTACTTGAAGCCTGTCTCAGGTGCACCTTCAGATCTGGATCTGGTGATTTCTGTATTATATTCTGTAGTACCTCCACTGATGAATCCAGTTATTTATACCATGAGGAACAGGGACATCAAAGTTGCACTTTGCAAAATGTTTCAGTACATTGTTTCTTACAGTAAATAA